ttagcctggtcccaggtctgtttgtgcgcCTGTCAACTTAATCGCTGTCAGGGTTTGACAAGAAGttggcatgatagcacaaacaaactggcactcaggctacctCAATCCTGCTCCTGAAGAGGACTGCTAATCTGGGACAAAACCCTTCACTCCAGTAACTTTCAGGTCCCTGGTCTCGTGGTAcaggagacaaagagaggaaaCTATTAAAAACAAAGGAAGAGTTTGGCATTAGCGTGACATCTAACCTTGGCACAGATACTGGCAGCACTGACTATGGGGAAGAGGGAGTCAGCTTTGGGTCGTACGGTTACTTCCACCCCGGGGAACCGCTGGGACAGCTTCTCCTGGTACTTCTCTGCAGGACCCACCGTGTCCACAAACACCTgtcacacacagggagagggagggaggacaaggGACAGGGTAGTAATAAAAGGTTGGTCAAATGAATCAAATGACATTTCATTTGTCAcgtgcttggtaaacaacagtgAAACGCTTAGTTACGGGTCCTTTTCCACCCATGCAGTTAaacatacaaaataaaataaccaAAACAGAAATAGTGACAGAAGTAATAAATACACAGTAAATAACGAGTAAAAAGAACATGTCTATATAGCTGGAAGGGTAGTGACTAcggtagagagaaagggagaacgcgagggagggagacatgaaaaggaatatagagagacagagtaagagaaaAGAGGAGTCCAGAAAGAACATCTAGAGGGTTTGTTGTGTTGTATGAAGGATATCAGTGTGTTTGTATGGATGGTTTGAAATAACCAAGATGCTTTGTACCGTACCTCTTTGAGCTGCACTCCACTGTCCAGGGCGAACTGTACCAGGCCAATGGCTGCGTCATGAGAGAGAGCATTCAGGTTGTATTTTGACCTGTGGAAGAGCAGAACGGTTAgaatcatctgtgtgtgtgtgttcggttgttcgctctgtgtctctttctctgtgtgtgtgtgtgtagtacagtatgtgtgtaaatACCTCTGCAGCATGCTGGTAGAGATAGTGTTGGGTGAGAGAATCTGAAGAGCCCAGCCTACAAAGCTCTTGGCCTCGTCCAGCTTGCGGAATAGATCCTCTCTCTGGGCCTCAGTCAACGTCTTCGAGTCTAGAAGAGGAGACGCAGTAACTCATCATTGTACAACAAACAGATGCATGAATCAACTTTGTTGATCCTGAAAAGGTTTGTCACTAGAGACATAGATATGTACAATACAGTCACACAGGCATCCTTCACAACACATATATGAATTAATTATTTAACAGATTCCTCCTGAAGGTTATTGCATATCTTTACAAAATAATAATTCATGAACTTACCTGCCACTTTTAAGTCCTTCAGAGCTTCCTTTTTGGCGACAGGACAGAAACATATTCCGTAGACCATGGGTCCTGGTAGAGCGAATGCATGATATTAGCAAGCAACATCGAATGATGACCAAGCAACTAGATAACAGACATTCAGTGACCTACTAAGTGATCCATGACGTTTGAATAGGAGCCAATCCATTTTTTttatagcatctgctaaatgaccaaaatgtaaacgTAAAAATAGATGAGTTAACATGGACTAGTGATCCATGACATTTGAAAAGGAGGCCCACTCACCCAGTACAGGCCCCCTGCCGGCTTCATCGATACCCAAACAGCAGTCTTCTGTCTTGCAGACGTCGGGTATTGCTGAAGCCAGGCGACAGCTCACCGAGTTGTCTGCTTCAAACTCACCGAGATCCATGGTGACCTTCCACTGTCTGTTTCTGTAAGTCTGTAATCACCTGTAAACAACAAGAGCTGTAAACAACTGTACAGAGAAGGTACACTGTAAACAACAACTGATCTGTAAACAACTGTAAAGGATAAGTAGCCTAAACAACTGTAACTAACATTTCAAGGGTCTTGGTGAGCAGCTATGTTGACATTTTGAAATGTGAAATAGCAATCAAATTGTAAGCAAGCAATTACAAGATATAGCCAGCTAGAAATAACAGTAGAATAGTGATGGGTGGGGTTGACTCATAATCCGCCGTCCCCACGGTTACATCCGCAGGGAGGGCAGGTTTAGGGTCATTAAATATGGTGTGGATAAAGGGAGCATGGGTGGACACAGCTGTCTATTTCCTTACAGCTGCTAAAACTGCCATCATTTGGAAATGTTACATAGAAAATAGTTCccgtttttgctgtttgttataaAATGCTCTCACTGGTCCCTAAACGTCTTTCCTCTGTGAGAGAAGCAAAGATGACAAAAGAAATCTTTACTGAGGTCAACTAGATAGAAACATTCATTCTATCTATGATTCTGGTGACACTGGTGAGCAAAGGTTTCATCTAGGGAaacatataatgacagaagagaagctgcatgtatctaattatagacaagttgactaacaaataacCCACCAgaatgtcagaaattataatcACAAACATAGGCTTCAAAAAACACATTGCACCCCCTGACAACAACAAATAATtctgctgtctctgcctgtagCCTAGACCGCATTttctatattagtgggttagggtcggATGCGGGCCTCAGATTTCCACTTTATCACATTTAGTCAAGCGGTTGTGGATGCCTTATTAGTAATTACGGACGGGTGTGGgagaacaaacagctgacctgtGAACCATTCACAGTAGAACTAACCAGTGCATGTGTCGGTAGTAGTGCAAATCCCATCCATGCACGTGGACTTAAGCTAGTCTGTGGCAGTATGCAAAGCATTTTGGAGGAATGACAACCGTGACCCAGCACTCTAACATCTTTACTTTGGTGAGTTACGGAAGTGTATTTAAGCTAGTCACTAAAAGAAGTCAGGCTGATAGTGAGAGTGCAGCAGAACGACGGCCTGGGTCAGAGCTAGCTCTCAAACTCAGAGGTTAGCTTCGCCCACGACTGGCCCATGTCAACTATACTCAACAAAAACATAAAGGCAACATtgcaagtgttggtcccatgtttcatgagctgaaatgaaagatcccagtaatgttccatatgcacaaaaagcttatttctctgtttacattcctgttcgtgagcatttctcctttgccaagataatccatccagctgacaggtgtgcaatatcaagaagctgattaaacagcatgatcattgcacaggtgcaccttgtcctggggacaataaaagaccactctaaaatgtgcagttttgtcacaacacaatgccacagatgtctcaagttgagggagtgtgcaatgtgcatgctgactgcaggaatgtccaccagagctgttgccagagactttaatgttaatttctctaccatcctcatttcagagaatttggcagtacatcaaaCCGGCCTCActaccgcagaccacgtgtatggcgttgtgtgggcgagggattttctgatgtcaacgttgtgaaaagagttccccatggtggggttatggtacggaCAGGCATAAgatatggacaacaaacacaattgcattttatt
This sequence is a window from Oncorhynchus kisutch isolate 150728-3 linkage group LG1, Okis_V2, whole genome shotgun sequence. Protein-coding genes within it:
- the LOC109865574 gene encoding ribonuclease H2 subunit A, with protein sequence MDLGEFEADNSVSCRLASAIPDVCKTEDCCLGIDEAGRGPVLGPMVYGICFCPVAKKEALKDLKVADSKTLTEAQREDLFRKLDEAKSFVGWALQILSPNTISTSMLQRSKYNLNALSHDAAIGLVQFALDSGVQLKEVFVDTVGPAEKYQEKLSQRFPGVEVTVRPKADSLFPIVSAASICAKVARDHSVKDWNFPEDLGEVDADYGSGYPNDPKTKAWLLKELDPVFGYPQFVRFSWSTTQTLLDSKAVTVHWDDDEEDGEKAAARQNNTSMLSYFKTGSKTSAQQGNTHQTHRFFTERRLQSLATL